The Brassica napus cultivar Da-Ae chromosome C7, Da-Ae, whole genome shotgun sequence genome has a segment encoding these proteins:
- the LOC111213259 gene encoding protein RGF1 INDUCIBLE TRANSCRIPTION FACTOR 1-like, whose amino-acid sequence MNLSEKRNVDGDWIATLLSLEFFGTCVDHMHLRKNEKNVFCIDCNIEICRHCCNTEAHSVHRRLQICKYVYQDVLRLLDIQHYFDCSEIQTYKINGEKAIHLNSRPQAKDARPSTKSKNAASCVTCKRYIQDRPNRFCSISCKISSGPPKKRKFCFSSEVEQSVLEKEHYNREGSLEEKKSSISSLTDVSEDSEALLSNLSLRPFTRLLKRKGISQRSPLH is encoded by the exons AGAAGAGAAATGTTGATGGAGATTGGATTGCGACACTATTGAGCTTAGAGTTCTTTGGGACATGTGTGGATCATATGCATCTTCGAAAGAACGAGAAAAATGTCTTTTGCATTGACTGTAACATCGAAATCTGCAGACATTGTTGTAACACAGAAGCTCACTCTGTCCATCGTCGTCTTCAGATCTGCAAATATGTTTATCAAGATGTTCTGCGTCTCCTCGATATTCAACACTACTTTGATTGCTCCGAGATAcag acatataaaataaatggagAAAAGGCAATACATTTGAATTCGAGGCCGCAAGCAAAAGATGCAAGACCTTCAACAAAGTCCAAGAATGCAGCTTCATGCGTTACTTGTAAAAGATATATTCAAGATCGTCCTAATCGATTTTGCTCCATCTCATGCAAG ATTTCATCAGGCCCTCCGAAAAAACGTAAGTTTTGTTTCTCTTCAGAAGTGGAACAAAGTGTTTTGGAGAAAGAACATTATAATCGAGAAGGAAGTTTAGAAGAGAAAAAATCATCCATATCGTCACTCACCGATGTTTCAGAAGACTCGGAAGCTTTATTGAGTAATCTTTCACTGAGACCATTCACGAGACTACTCAAGAGAAAAGGAATTTCCCAAAGATCTCCTcttcattga
- the LOC106406915 gene encoding eukaryotic translation initiation factor 5A-1-like isoform X2, translating to MTESSDAGASMASKIGNLRLASDIDINDHIDLSGKPCRVIDLYTKRGLCHLHTINILTGYFVRRIVPISTEFVIPDVSRDLYQLTGISYKDDSVTLLHHSGAYTRDDIFLPENENLRTMMVDGFNDDKRVIVGIVTSLGQDAVYAVDVYQTGSANDIDFVAKNVGF from the exons ATGACGGAGTCCAGTGACGCCGGAGCTTCCATGGCTAGTAAGATCGGAAACTTACGGCTGGCCAGTGACATCGATATTAATGACCACATCGACCTCTCTGGGAAACCCTGCAGG GTTATTGATCTCTACACGAAGAGAGGCCTTTGTCACTTACACaccataaatatattaactGGCTACTTCGTGCGGAGAATTGTTCCCATTTCCACAGAGTTTGTT ATTCCAGATGTGAGCCGTGATCTTTACCAGTTGACTGGTATCTCCTACAAGGATGATTCT GTTACCCTTCTGCATCACAGCGGCGCCTACACTAGGGATGATATCTTTCTTCCCGAGAACGAGAACCTCAGGACCATG ATGGTTGATGGATTCAACGATGATAAGAGGGTTATTGTGGGTATCGTGACTTCATTGGGGCAGGATGCCGTCTATGCCGTCGATGTCTACCAGACCGGTTCAGCAAATGACATTGATTTTGTGGCCAAAAATGTTGGCTTCTAA
- the LOC111213261 gene encoding PHD finger protein At2g01810-like, whose protein sequence is MAITAYDALTERKKPAKIINFSDSASSSSSLVDLSSTTFLDSIRSLLSDYAATEDYTVHGNTVSCIFLYSEETGAVFPLFTVEERISEGDLSHNLLCDVCRCVGWGHHYVTKRKYHLIIPRIDKWKEPLTRETIKASTHLMHGVIHCNGFGHLLCINTDDAFRNYFSGDQIMHLWDRLCSTLHTRKISLDDISRKGSMDLRLLHGVAYGRPWFGKWDYMFSHGSFGIRKEQYSRAICILSSMEVDKIKEDFSGTRKERLIKMIINFYIESSKTPLVTLSELLQFMLAFASKAPVERTTAMSLVAMSSNHVSNPIPEDDGDTSDSSFTSSPDDKEESDNNENDSDADDVLVDQDTTMVGMVPPKYNSFDAMARGEDARWSAKRLSNAAQAVLKVFNERNNSVITRQELREAVRGSIGDTGLIDFLLKHIDKVLIGDQIVQRFTNPESRMLQFSLRKITPPALEREAKKRRKTQETDEWRSTTPGLDPYEDILYLYQNLLLSYPDTEVYSDASEVILNCKGFVKEWPLLSHQEKNSLTVSCQVLPNHEEVLRDFTRKLPPGELVMVPQNATIRELKSAAEKALRDTYFVMENFEVLEIRKKDLEKIDETSGVKSDGNKIMMTEFLVTGFGLDTGTELRYEGGFDDWTVECRCGARDDDGERMVACDACKVWHHTKCHSIEDDEVVPQVFLCNRCFGDSVRSKKRSVANR, encoded by the exons ATGGCAATAACCGCATACGACGCCCTCACGGAGAGGAAAAAACCGGCCAAGATCATCAATTTTAGCGATTCcgcctcctcttcctcctctttaGTTGACCTTTCGTCGACTACTTTCCTCGACAGCATCAGATCGCTTCTCAGCGACTACGCCGCGACAGAAGATTACACCGTTCACGGCAACACCGTCTCCTGTATCTTCCTCTACAGCGAAGAGACCGGCGCCGTGTTCCCTCTTTTCAccgtcgaagaacgaatctcCGAAGGCGATTTATCTCATAATCTTCTCTGCGATGTTTGTAGATGCGTCG GTTGGGGTCATCATTACGTGACCAAGAGAAAGTATCATTTGATAATCCCGAGGATTGATAAATGGAAGGAGCCATTGACGAGAGAGACCATTAAGGCTAGCACGCATTTGATGCATGGTGTGATTCACTGCAATGGCTTTGGTCACTTGCTATGCATCAACACTGATGATGCTTTTCGTAATTACTTCTCTGGCGACCAAATCATGCACCTTTGGGACCGTCTTTGTTCAACTCTTCACACTAG GAAGATTTCACTGGATGATATATCGAGGAAGGGATCGATGGATCTGAGGCTGCTCCATGGTGTTGCATATGGTAGACCATGGTTTGGGAAATGGGATTAcatgttctctcatggaagctTTGGGATCAGAAAAGAACAATACAGTCGAGCTATTTGCATTCTTAGCTCCATGGAAGTTGACAAGATAAAGGAAGATTTCTCCGGAACAAGAAAAGAGAGACTGATAAAGATGATAATCAACTTCTACATAGAATCAAGTAAAACCCCATTGGTCACTCTCTCTGAGTTGCTTCAGTTCATGCTTGCCTTCGCTTCTAAAGCTCCCGTTGAAAGAACCACTGCAATGTCATTAGTAGCAATGTCTTCAAATCATGTTTCAAACCCGATTCCTGAAGACGATGGGGACACTTCTGATAGCTCTTTTACCTCATCCCCTGATGATAAGGAGGAATCAGATAATAATGAAAATGATTCTGACGCAGACGATGTCCTAGTCGATCAAGATACCACAATGGTGGGCATGGTTCCCCCAAAGTATAATTCATTTGATGCTATGGCCAGGGGAGAAGATGCTAGATGGTCTGCAAAGAGGTTGAGTAACGCAGCTCAAGCTGTTCTCAAAGTTTTCAACGAGAGAAACAACAGCGTCATTACTCGCCAAGAGCTACGTGAAGCTGTTAGAGGCAGCATTGGTGATACAGGGTTGATTGACTTCTTGCTCAAACACATTGACAAGGTTCTAATAGGAGACCAAATAGTTCAGAGGTTCACAAACCCTGAATCGCGGATGCTACAATTCTCCCTAAGGAAAATAACTCCCCCTGCTCTAGAGCGAGAAGCGAAAAAGAGAAGGAAAACTCAAGAAACTGATGAATGGAGATCAACCACTCCTGGACTAGATCCTTACGAAGACATTCTCTATCTGTATCAGAATCTCTTGCTATCTTATCCTGATACAGAGGTATACAGTGATGCCTCTGAGGTTATCTTGAACTGCAAGGGCTTTGTGAAAGAGTGGCCCTTACTCTCTCACCAGGAAAAGAACTCTTTAACAGTAAGCTGCCAAGTCTTGCCCAATCACGAAGAGGTACTCAGAGACTTCACCAGGAAACTACCCCCTGGAGAACTCGTGATGGTTCCTCAAAACGCAACCATCAGAGAACTTAAGTCTGCAGCAGAGAAAGCTCTGAGGGACACTTACTTCGTCATGGAGAATTTTGAAGTGTTGGAGATCAGAAAGAAAGACCTTGAGAAGATTGATGAGACCTCTGGTGTAAAGTCAGATGGTAATAAGATTATGATGACAGAGTTTCTGGTAACAGGGTTTGGTCTGGATACAGGGACAGAGCTAAGGTATGAAGGCGGGTTTGATGACTGGACCGTTGAGTGCAGATGCGGTGCTAGAGATGATGACGGCGAGAGAATGGTGGCTTGTGATGCTTGCAAGGTTTGGCACCACACTAAGTGTCATTCCATAGAAGATGATGAAGTTGTGCCTCAGGTGTTTTTATGTAATAGATGTTTTGGAGATAGCGTAAGATCCAAGAAACGCAGTGTTGCCAATCGCTAG
- the LOC106406915 gene encoding uncharacterized protein LOC106406915 isoform X1: MTESSDAGASMASKIGNLRLASDIDINDHIDLSGKPCRVIDLYTKRGLCHLHTINILTGYFVRRIVPISTEFVIPDVSRDLYQLTGISYKDDSVCLLTHSLMSIRFFFFLSSNLIPCPFQVTLLHHSGAYTRDDIFLPENENLRTMMVDGFNDDKRVIVGIVTSLGQDAVYAVDVYQTGSANDIDFVAKNVGF; this comes from the exons ATGACGGAGTCCAGTGACGCCGGAGCTTCCATGGCTAGTAAGATCGGAAACTTACGGCTGGCCAGTGACATCGATATTAATGACCACATCGACCTCTCTGGGAAACCCTGCAGG GTTATTGATCTCTACACGAAGAGAGGCCTTTGTCACTTACACaccataaatatattaactGGCTACTTCGTGCGGAGAATTGTTCCCATTTCCACAGAGTTTGTT ATTCCAGATGTGAGCCGTGATCTTTACCAGTTGACTGGTATCTCCTACAAGGATGATTCTGTCTGTCTTCTTACTCACTCACTCATGTCAATccgcttcttcttttttttgtcttccaACTTGATTCCCTGCCCATTTCAGGTTACCCTTCTGCATCACAGCGGCGCCTACACTAGGGATGATATCTTTCTTCCCGAGAACGAGAACCTCAGGACCATG ATGGTTGATGGATTCAACGATGATAAGAGGGTTATTGTGGGTATCGTGACTTCATTGGGGCAGGATGCCGTCTATGCCGTCGATGTCTACCAGACCGGTTCAGCAAATGACATTGATTTTGTGGCCAAAAATGTTGGCTTCTAA